The DNA region GTTATTGGGTACTTACCAAGAAAAAATTCAGGCACTTCAACCCAGTGCTGGGGAGATTCGTTTTGGTACCAGTCATTGCCATATTCTTTCCGAAGTCTGTCTATTTCGGCTTCTGAGGTGCCCATCCAGAATCCACCTCCATCGATCTTTGTCATATCAATGGCGATTTCCTCTGGCTCCTCTACGAGGATTTCTTTGTAGTGGATGATTTCTAACATGGAGTCTCAGAAGTAACAAGCATACTCTCTCAGCATATCGAACTCTTCAGTGCTGTAATCAAGAAAATGTAATGAGTGACTTTACATAAATTTGCTTTCTTGATCAGCAAGCTTATGCAGTTTTGGTTAAACAAATGTTTGTCTAAGGGCATGGTCAACTTAAGTGAAAGGTTTTCACTTAAGTTGACCATGCCTTTTAATCTAGGAGAGTTTCAATTCAGTAATGCTATACGCCAGTTGCGCAGTAAATTAATGCTTCCATTGACTCTGAATTTTGCAAACAATGCCATAGTCAAGTCAACCATCTGTCTCGATTTTGAGACAACTTTCGTCCTGCGATGAAACCTAGCGAACCAATGGCGATTATCTGAATTGTTTCTCTCAATTGCTATTGTCTCTTTCTTGCTAATGACATGAAAAGCATCTGGGTGATTCTCTAATAGCTGTTGATAGGGTTTCCAATTATCGGTGCAATAGACAGTGATTTGCCATTGCGAGAACCGCTCTAGTAAATGACCTAAAGTTCGACTATCACGACTTCCCAATTCCCAGTCAATGAGTCGCCCAGTATTACGGTCATATGCTTTCCAGACCCAAAGTTTGTTTTTTTCTCTTGGATAAAATGCCATAGCTCATCTAGCTCCACCACGACAGCAGACTCAGGAGTGGGCTTTTCATAATTGGCTTCACCGAAATCTCTTACCCAATTGAGCACTGATTGAGCTGATACACCGAGAATCTTGGCTGTCGCATTCATGGACATACCACTCATATACATCAATACAGCTTCTAATTTCATCCAGAGAGGCTTCCCTCGTTCTTTCGAGAAGTTCGTAAATTGATAATTACACTGCTTACACTTAAATCGTTGACGATTTTTAGCAAATCCACTTTTGATAATGTTTTGAGCGTTACATTGAGGACAATGAATTGTCATAGAGAGAATTTTAAGGAAACGACTCCCCCCATTTTGCTATAGCATTACCTACTTGAAACTCTCTAATCTAGATATAGACTTCTCTCTTCATTCTAAAACTATCCGGCCACTGCTACAGAAAGGATCGCTCAGATAAATAAAAAACCGAGGAATTTAATTCCTCGGCTCAACATAATCATGTAATTTCCAAAAGAAGCTGAAGATTAATAGCTTCAGTTCAACATAATTCTTAATTACGCTTTAACAGCAGCTTTAGCAGTGAGTTCACCGCTTGCATACTTCGCAGCAAAGTCATCAAGAGCGATTTGCTTGATCTTAGTACCTTGACCAGCACACCAGAACTGTTGATAGCGATCGCTACAAACTTGTTGCATGTACTTGATAGAAGGCTTGAGGAAGTGGCGAGGATCGAAGTTCTTAGGATCCTTAGTAGCAGCTTCACGAATTGCAGCAGTGATTGCCAAACGGTTGTCAGTGTCGATGTTAACTTTGCGAACACCGCTCTTGATACCCTTTTGGATTTCTTCTACAGGTACACCATAAGTTTCAGGGATTGCACCGCCATGAGCATTGATCATGTCCAACCACTCTTGGGGTACGGAAGAAGAACCGTGCATTACCAAGTGAGTGTTGGGGAGACGATCGTGAATCTCAGCGATACGGCTGATAGCAAGAATTTCACCAGTAGGCTTACGAGTAAACTTGTATGCACCGTGGCTAGTACCAATTGCAACCGCAAGGGCATCAACCTGAGTACGCTCTACGAATTCAACAGCTTCATCAGGATCAGTGAGAAGTTGGTCTTTGCTGAGTGCGCCTTCAAAACCATGGCCGTCTTCTGCTTCACCCATGCCAGTTTCGAGGGAGCCGAGACAACCGAGTTCACCTTCTACAGATGCACCAACGGAGTGAGCAACCTTCACAACTTCAGCGGTAACGCTAACGTTGTAGTCGAAGCTTGCGGGAGTCTTCGCATCTGCTTCGAGAGAACCATCCATCATTACGGAAGTAAAACCGTTACGGATAGCAGAGTAGCAAGTCGCAGGGCTGTTGCCGTGATCCTGGTGCATTGCTACGGGGATGTGGGGGTAGCTTTCTACTGCTGCGAGAACGAGGTGGCGGAGGAAGTTTTCGCCAGCATACTTACGCGCACCACGGGAAGCTTGGAGAATAACAGGGCTATTTGTCTCATCAGCAGCCTGCATGATGGACAGAATCTGTTCCATGTTGTTGACGTTGAATGCAGGAATGCCGTAGCCGTTCTCTGCCGCGTGATCTAAGAGCAGACGCATTGGGACGAGTGCCATAGATGTCCTCCTATATTACTTGCTTATTTTTGGCTTTTTATTG from [Leptolyngbya] sp. PCC 7376 includes:
- a CDS encoding IS1 family transposase (programmed frameshift) is translated as MTIHCPQCNAQNIIKSGFAKNRQRFKCKQCNYQFTNFSKERGKPLWMKLEAVLMYMSGMSMNATAKILGVSAQSVLNWVRDFGEANYEKPTPESAVVVELDELWHFIQEKKNKLWVWKAYDRNTGRLIDWELGSRDSRTLGHLLERFSQWQITVYCTDNWKPYQQLLENHPDAFHVISKKETIAIERNNSDNRHWFARFHRRTKVVSKSRQMVDLTMALFAKFRVNGSINLLRNWRIALLN
- the fba gene encoding class II fructose-bisphosphate aldolase (catalyzes the reversible aldol condensation of dihydroxyacetonephosphate and glyceraldehyde 3-phosphate in the Calvin cycle, glycolysis, and/or gluconeogenesis) produces the protein MALVPMRLLLDHAAENGYGIPAFNVNNMEQILSIMQAADETNSPVILQASRGARKYAGENFLRHLVLAAVESYPHIPVAMHQDHGNSPATCYSAIRNGFTSVMMDGSLEADAKTPASFDYNVSVTAEVVKVAHSVGASVEGELGCLGSLETGMGEAEDGHGFEGALSKDQLLTDPDEAVEFVERTQVDALAVAIGTSHGAYKFTRKPTGEILAISRIAEIHDRLPNTHLVMHGSSSVPQEWLDMINAHGGAIPETYGVPVEEIQKGIKSGVRKVNIDTDNRLAITAAIREAATKDPKNFDPRHFLKPSIKYMQQVCSDRYQQFWCAGQGTKIKQIALDDFAAKYASGELTAKAAVKA